Proteins encoded within one genomic window of Oncorhynchus mykiss isolate Arlee chromosome 27, USDA_OmykA_1.1, whole genome shotgun sequence:
- the LOC110507725 gene encoding claudin-4-like, protein MVSQGIQIMGIIMSLIGWLMVIIVCALPMWKVTAFIGANIVTAQTIWEGMWMNCVVQSTGQMQCKVYDSMLALPQDLQAARAMIIISILTGIFGICLSIAGGKCTNCIAEEGSKARACIVAGVLYIISGILCLIPVSWSANTIIRDFYNPMLIEAQRRELGASLYIGWGAAALLLMGGGLLCWNCPPKQDHHYPAKFSQVRSTSSGPMQYV, encoded by the coding sequence ATGGTTTCCCAGGGGATCCAGATCATGGGCATCATCATGTCGTTGATCGGCTGGTTGATGGTCATCATCGTGTGTGCCCTGCCTATGTGGAAGGTCACAGCCTTCATTGGAGCCAACATCGTCACGGCCCAAACCATCTGGGAGGGAATGTGGATGAACTGTGTTGTGCAGAGCACTGGCCAGATGCAGTGTAAGGTCTACGACTCCATGCTGGCACTACCCCAGGACCTCCAGGCCGCCAGAGCAATGATCATCATCTCCATCCTGACAGGTATCTTCGGCATCTGCCTGTCGATTGCAGGAGGGAAATGCACCAACTGCATAGCAGAGGAGGGATCCAAGGCTAGAGCCTGTATTGTGGCTGGAGTCCTCTACATCATCTCAGGCATCCTCTGCCTCATCCCAGTGTCCTGGTCAGCCAACACCATCATCAGGGATTTCTACAACCCCATGCTGATCGAGGCCCAGAGGAGGGAGCTGGGGGCGTCTCTGTATATAGGCTGGGGTGCTGCAGCACTGCTGCTGATGGGAGGGGGGCTGCTGTGCTGGAACTGTCCCCCCAAGCAGGACCACCACTATCCGGCCAAGTTCTCTCAGGTCAGATCCACCTCCTCCGGACCCATGCAATATGTCTGA
- the cldnf gene encoding claudin-like protein ZF-A89 → MGRIGKEVFGQVLSFIGFVGVAVTTGIPMWRVTTYIGANIVTGQIVWDGLWMNCVMQSTGQMQCKINDSVMRLATDLQAARALVIISIIFIFVGLIVTFIGGQCTSTLKSESSKSKVTILGGILLLIGALLVLIPVCWSAAFTISDFNNPLTIETQRREIGASIYIGWGSTALLLIGGIILCTSCPPQKMYGYPGYPQGAPMYPYPGQPMVQAGPYGRVYTPASRPYSGTGSYAPSKPYAAPIEYAVPGRPGRYL, encoded by the coding sequence ATGGGAAGGATCGGAAAGGAGGTGTTTGGCCAGGTGCTCAGCTTCATCGGCTTTGTGGGGGTGGCAGTGACCACAGGTATCCCCATGTGGAGGGTAACCACTTACATCGGTGCCAACATCGTAACAGGACAGATTGTGTGGGACGGCCTGTGGATGAACTGCGTGATGCAGAGCACGGGACAGATGCAGTGCAAGATAAACGACTCAGTGATGAGGCTAGCGACAGACCTTCAGGCAGCGAGGGCCCTGGTCATCATCTCCATCATCTTCATCTTTGTCGGCCTGATTGTCACCTTCATCGGGGGCCAGTGTACCAGCACCCTGAAGTCTGAATCCTCCAAGAGTAAAGTGACGATCCTTGGAGGCATCCTGCTGCTCATTGGTGCTCTTCTGGTCCTCATCCCCGTCTGCTGGTCGGCAGCGTTCACCATCTCAGACTTTAATAACCCTCTGACCATCGAGACCCAGAGGAGGGAGATAGGAGCCTCCATCTACATCGGCTGGGGCTCCACAGCGCTGCTCCTCATCGGAGGGATCATCCTCTGCACCTCCTGCCCGCCCCAGAAGATGTATGGGTACCCAGGCTATCCTCAAGGAGCACCCATGTACCCCTATCCAGGCCAACCAATGGTCCAGGCAGGGCCCTATGGGAGAGTTTACACCCCAGCCAGCAGACCCTACTCAGGGACAGGTTCGTATGCACCAAGCAAGCCATATGCAGCACCAATAGAATACGCTGTACCTGGACGGCCTGGACGGTATCTGTAA
- the LOC110507726 gene encoding claudin-4-like gives MVSMGRQMLGFVLAIIGFLGTIIVCALPMWKVTAFIGANIVTAQVIWEGLWMNCVTQSTGQMQCKIYDSLLALPQDLQAARALSVIAIIASCFGILLGISGGKCTNFVEDEASKAKVAIASGIIFIVAGVLILVPVCWSANTIIRDFYNPLLVEAQRRELGASLYIGWGTAGLLILGGGLLCSSCPPKEERDDYPVKYSQARSTATSRAYV, from the coding sequence ATGGTGTCGATGGGAAGACAGATGCTGGGCTTCGTCCTGGCTATCATTGGGTTCCTGGGGACCATTATTGTGTGTGCCCTGCCTATGTGGAAAGTCACAGCCTTCATCGGAGCCAACATCGTGACTGCTCAGGTCATATGGGAGGGCTTGTGGATGAACTGTGTGACCCAGAGCACGGGACAGATGCAGTGCAAGATCTATGACTCCCTCCTGGCCTTACCCCAAGACCTGCAGGCTGCCAGAGCTCTAAGCGTCATCGCCATCATCGCATCATGCTTCGGCATCCTCTTGGGAATTTCTGGAGGAAAGTGCACCAACTTTGTGGAGGATGAGGCTTCCAAAGCTAAAGTAGCCATTGCCAGTGGGATCATTTTCATCGTGGCTGGCGTCCTCATCCTCGTCCCTGTCTGCTGGTCTGCCAACACCATCATCAGGGATTTTTACAACCCTCTGCTGGTCGAGGCCCAGAGGAGGGAGCTGGGGGCCTCGCTGTACATCGGCTGGGGCACCGCAGGGCTCCTGATCCTGGGAGGGGGGCTCCTCTGCAGCTCCTGCCCACCCAAGGAGGAGCGTGACGACTACCCAGTGAAGTACTCACAGGCAAGATCCACAGCTACCAGCAGAGCTTACGTTTGA
- the cldnj gene encoding claudin-4, giving the protein MAVEELGITLSMVGLAGTILICALPMWKVTAFIGTHLVVMQVFWEGLWMTCVSETTGQMQCKIYDALLDLSPDLQAARGLIVISMVLGCLAFLVFLLGARCTNCLSHPKFKASMVQAAGVTFALAGLSIIVAVSWTAQSIIRDFYNPRVPEVLKKEMGAAIYVGWVTSGFLFCGGGVLCTSCPPRGREGRHGSSSRYTLARMPTHTHSSYAIKNYV; this is encoded by the coding sequence atggctgtggaggagctgggCATCACCCTGTCCATGGTGGGCCTGGCAGGCACCATCCTGATCTGTGCCCTGCCCATGTGGAAGGTTACAGCGTTCATCGGCACCCACCTGGTGGTCATGCAAGTGTTCTGGGAGGGCCTGTGGATGACCTGTGTGTCTGAAACCACGGGACAGATGCAGTGTAAAATATATGATGCTCTTCTAGACCTGTCCCCTGACCTCCAGGCGGCCAGGGGCCTCATCGTCATCAGCATGGTACTGGGCTGCCTGGCATTCCTCGTCTTCCTCCTGGGAGCTAGGTGTACCAACTGCCTGAGCCATCCCAAGTTCAAAGCCAGCATGGTGCAGGCCGCAGGGGTCACCTTCGCCCTGGCTGGGTTAAGCATCATAGTGGCTGTGTCCTGGACGGCCCAGTCAATAATTAGGGACTTCTATAACCCGCGGGTCCCTGAGGTGCTCAAGAAAGAGATGGGGGCGGCCATCTATGTGGGCTGGGTGACCTCTGGGTTCCTGTTCTGTGGAGGAGGGGTGCTGTGTACCAGCTGTCCTccaagggggagagagggcagGCATGGTTCCAGCAGTAGGTACACCCTGGCTAGGATGCCCACTCACACTCACAGCAGCTATGCCATAAAGAACTATGTGTGA
- the LOC110507728 gene encoding ribosome maturation protein SBDS produces MSIFTPTNQIRLTNVAVVRMKKGGKRFEIACYKNKVMSWRSGAEKDLDEVLQTSSVFNNVSKGQVAKKDDLSKAFGTDDLTEICKQILAKGELQVSDKERQSQLETSFRDIATIVAEKCVNPETKRPYTVNLIERAMKDIHYSVKANKSTKQQALEVIRQLKESIEIQRAHMRLRLVLPAKDGKRLKEKLKPLLKVVESEDFDDQLEMVCLVDPGCFREIDELIRCETKGKGSLEVLSLKDVEEGDERLE; encoded by the exons ATGTCTATATTTACACCAACAAACCAGATCCGACTCACAAATGTGGCGGTGGTGAGGATGAAAAAGGGAGGAAAACGATTTGAAATCGCCTGCTACAAAAATAAAGTGATGAGCTGGAGATCTGGAGC AGAGAAGGACCTGGATGAAGTGCTGCAGACCAGCTCTgttttcaataatgtttcaaaGGGTCAGGTTGCCAAGAAAGATGATCTGTCAAAAGCCTTTGGAACAGATGACCTGACAGAGATATGTAAACAA ATTTTAGCTAAAGGAGAACTCCAGGTTTCAGACAAGGAGAGGCAGAGCCAATTGGAGACGAGTTTCAGAGACATTGCTACCATCGTGGCAGAGAAGTGTGTGAACCCAGAGACCAAGCGACCATACACAGTCAACCTCATAGAGAGGGCCATGAAGGATATCCACTACTCTGTCAAGGCCAACAAAAGCACCAAGCAGCAG GCTCTGGAGGTGATTAGGCAGCTGAAAGAGTCCATAGAGATCCAGAGGGCCCACATGAGGCTGAGGCTGGTCTTGCCGGCCAAAGACGGCAAGAGGCTGAAGGAGAAACTCAAACCCCTCCTCAAGGTGGTGGAAAGTGAAGACTTTGACGACCAGCTGGAGATG gtGTGTCTGGTGGACCCGGGCTGCTTCAGGGAGATAGATGAGTTGATCCGCTGTGAGACGAAAGGTAAAGGTTCCCTGGAGGTGCTCAGTCTGAAGGATGTGGAAGAGGGAGACGAGCGTCTGGAATAG